In a genomic window of Streptomyces sp. SJL17-4:
- a CDS encoding ADP-ribosylglycohydrolase family protein yields the protein MGLTHGEAAQGVPPHEELADRVLGGWTGRIAGNMLGKPVEQGDHWTRERIDAYLRLTDALPLTDYLPAPPPGASGFELRPEWRQCVRGGIDGSCRDDDIDWSILGLRLLETYGSAFTTEQVGREWLLRMPYLQTFTAERAAYRNLANGLRPPLTATYDNPYQEWIGALIRADIHGWTSPGDPRRAASLARRDAVLSHTGNGVYGAMWAAALIAAAFTAPDIRSALETALERIPASCRFARTVRDTMALHEAGLAWSATLTTQAERTAGLGWIHTVPNAAVLTAGLLYGEGDFTRTIALTVRGGLDTDSNGATAGSVAGVRCGAAALPPQWSEPLRDRVRSAVFGFDGVGIRELAERTVRLTERT from the coding sequence ATGGGCCTCACGCACGGGGAAGCCGCCCAGGGGGTACCCCCGCACGAGGAACTCGCGGACCGTGTCCTGGGCGGCTGGACCGGCCGGATCGCCGGGAACATGCTGGGCAAGCCCGTGGAACAGGGCGACCACTGGACCCGGGAGCGCATCGACGCCTATCTGCGGCTGACCGACGCGCTCCCGCTCACCGACTACCTGCCGGCCCCGCCGCCCGGCGCCTCCGGTTTCGAGCTGCGCCCCGAGTGGCGGCAGTGCGTGCGCGGCGGGATCGACGGCAGCTGCCGGGACGACGACATCGACTGGTCGATCCTGGGGCTGCGGCTCCTGGAGACGTACGGCTCCGCGTTCACGACCGAGCAGGTGGGTCGGGAGTGGCTGCTGCGGATGCCGTACCTCCAGACCTTCACGGCCGAGCGGGCCGCGTACCGGAACCTGGCCAACGGACTGAGGCCGCCGCTGACGGCCACGTACGACAATCCGTACCAGGAGTGGATCGGTGCGCTGATCCGGGCCGACATCCACGGCTGGACCAGTCCGGGGGATCCGCGCCGGGCCGCCTCGCTGGCCCGGCGGGACGCGGTCCTCTCGCACACCGGGAACGGGGTGTACGGGGCGATGTGGGCGGCGGCGCTGATCGCGGCGGCGTTCACCGCGCCGGACATCCGGTCCGCCCTGGAGACGGCCCTGGAGCGGATCCCGGCGAGCTGCCGGTTCGCCCGGACCGTACGGGACACGATGGCGCTGCACGAGGCGGGCCTCGCGTGGTCGGCGACGCTGACGACACAGGCGGAGCGGACGGCGGGGCTGGGCTGGATCCACACCGTCCCCAACGCGGCCGTGCTGACCGCCGGACTCCTGTACGGGGAGGGGGACTTCACCCGCACGATCGCCCTGACCGTGCGCGGCGGCCTGGACACGGACTCCAACGGCGCGACGGCCGGTTCGGTGGCGGGGGTGAGATGCGGGGCGGCGGCGCTCCCGCCGCAGTGGTCGGAGCCGCTGCGGGACCGGGTGCGCAGCGCCGTCTTCGGCTTCGACGGGGTCGGGATCCGTGAACTGGCGGAGCGGACGGTGCGACTGACCGAGAGGACCTGA
- a CDS encoding BCCT family transporter, with protein MSTEPLERAPREQHTPDGKVIGIGMAAVVAVVAWAALGEDSFDRASSSALRWVLDNFAWLFVVAADTFLVLCVVIALSRFGRIRLGADDSEPEFTNLAWIAMMFSAGMGIGLMFYGVGEPLTHFLSPPPATGVPAGTGPAARTALEYSFFHWTLTPWAIYGIAGLALAYAGFRKGRGNRLSSAFVPLIGSRRAGSWQGRAIDLLAVFATVFGTATSLGLGALQVAEGLNLTMDVENSTSTQLIIIVALSAAFVLSAFSGLHKGVKWLSTLNIVLAGCLMIFVFLLGPTVYILDTIPASIGGYLHELLPMASRTGAFTDRAWLGAWTIFYWAWWLSWAPFVGTFIARISRGRTIREFLMGVLLVPSGATVIWFCVMGGTAIRLESTGAADLATAVEDGAEASLFAMLEALPIGTVTSVVAMLLVMTYFITSADSASLVMGSLTSRGSLHPPTWLVVSWGVLMAAVAAVLLVVGGLNSLQTATILVALPFVVVMLVLCWALLKELREDPGAGPSRHHALHGLRDAVRTLVGEAMTEQGGDRHHR; from the coding sequence ATGAGTACGGAACCACTCGAACGGGCACCGCGGGAGCAGCACACGCCCGACGGCAAGGTCATCGGCATCGGGATGGCGGCGGTCGTGGCCGTCGTCGCCTGGGCGGCACTCGGCGAGGACTCCTTCGACCGCGCCTCGTCCTCGGCCCTGCGGTGGGTGCTCGACAATTTCGCCTGGCTGTTCGTGGTCGCCGCCGACACGTTCCTGGTGCTGTGCGTGGTGATCGCGCTGAGCCGTTTCGGCCGGATCCGGCTGGGCGCGGACGACTCGGAGCCCGAGTTCACGAATCTGGCGTGGATCGCGATGATGTTCAGCGCCGGCATGGGCATCGGCCTGATGTTCTACGGGGTCGGGGAGCCGCTCACGCACTTCCTGAGCCCTCCCCCGGCGACCGGCGTCCCGGCGGGGACCGGCCCGGCGGCGCGTACGGCACTGGAGTACTCGTTCTTCCACTGGACGCTGACCCCGTGGGCGATCTACGGCATCGCCGGGCTCGCCCTGGCGTACGCGGGCTTCCGCAAGGGCCGCGGCAACCGGCTGAGCTCCGCGTTCGTGCCGCTGATCGGGTCCCGCAGGGCCGGATCCTGGCAGGGCAGGGCGATCGATCTGCTCGCGGTGTTCGCGACGGTGTTCGGCACGGCGACGAGCCTGGGGCTCGGCGCCCTCCAGGTCGCCGAGGGCCTGAATCTGACCATGGACGTGGAGAACTCCACATCGACCCAGCTGATCATCATCGTGGCGCTCTCCGCGGCCTTCGTCCTGTCGGCGTTCTCCGGGCTCCACAAGGGCGTGAAGTGGCTCTCGACGCTGAACATCGTCCTCGCGGGCTGCCTGATGATCTTCGTCTTCCTGCTCGGTCCGACGGTCTACATCCTGGACACCATCCCGGCCTCCATCGGCGGCTATCTGCACGAGCTGCTGCCGATGGCGAGCCGCACGGGCGCGTTCACCGACCGTGCCTGGCTCGGGGCGTGGACGATCTTCTACTGGGCGTGGTGGCTGTCCTGGGCACCGTTCGTCGGCACCTTCATCGCCCGGATCTCGCGCGGCCGTACGATCCGGGAGTTCCTGATGGGCGTGCTGCTCGTCCCCTCCGGGGCGACGGTGATCTGGTTCTGCGTGATGGGCGGTACGGCGATCCGGCTGGAGTCCACGGGCGCGGCGGACCTGGCGACGGCGGTCGAGGACGGGGCGGAGGCCTCGCTGTTCGCGATGCTGGAGGCGCTGCCGATCGGCACGGTCACCTCGGTCGTGGCGATGCTCCTGGTCATGACGTACTTCATCACCAGCGCGGACTCGGCCTCGCTCGTGATGGGTTCCCTGACCAGCCGGGGCTCGCTGCACCCGCCGACCTGGCTGGTGGTGAGCTGGGGTGTCCTGATGGCCGCCGTGGCTGCGGTGCTGCTCGTGGTGGGCGGTCTGAACTCGCTCCAGACGGCGACGATCCTGGTGGCGCTGCCGTTCGTGGTGGTGATGCTGGTGCTGTGCTGGGCGCTCCTGAAGGAACTGCGCGAGGACCCCGGCGCGGGCCCGTCCCGGCACCATGCCCTGCACGGTCTGCGGGACGCGGTACGGACCCTGGTCGGCGAGGCGATGACCGAGCAGGGCGGCGACCGTCACCACCGCTGA
- a CDS encoding type II toxin-antitoxin system VapB family antitoxin: MAKVNIGLDAELVVEVMVLAGIGNPQDAVEAVVRDYIARGHRTEARAVSRDEAERTGEVIQPEPPQG; encoded by the coding sequence ATGGCCAAGGTGAACATCGGACTCGACGCCGAACTCGTCGTGGAAGTCATGGTCCTGGCCGGTATCGGCAACCCCCAGGACGCCGTCGAGGCGGTCGTCCGCGACTACATCGCGCGCGGCCACCGCACCGAGGCACGAGCCGTCAGCCGCGACGAGGCCGAGCGCACCGGTGAGGTCATCCAGCCGGAGCCGCCCCAGGGGTGA